Proteins encoded by one window of Gemmatimonas aurantiaca:
- a CDS encoding DUF3656 domain-containing protein, translating into MPHRHIPELLAPAGTLDAVRAAVANGANAVYLGASMYNARDEGAQLSLDELGQACAIAHARGVRVYLTFNVLIKPHELNEALSYLGECIDRGIDAAIVQDLGVVRLIQQVYPQFEVHGSTQMTVHDVAGAQVMQKLGLERVVLARENTLEDIRAIREAVPDLGLETFVHGALCISYSGQCFMSGMISERSANRGSCAQSCRKDYTLNDDLTGETLDTGYLISTKDLAAHDHLEAIAKLGIGCLKVEGRKKKPEYVATVTKAYRGWLDGIARGEEGRAPSIEEVEPLVQIFSRGNTGGMYGGRQGREYITRTQPDNRGLTIGTVVGQEGGDLVVEVTRPLAVGDGLGFESPEPASAASIGGTVQRVRTVGTRDGAEDAGERLHRQVITVRSGLRPTRVADGWRVVRTSDVTLLSNAQASYANVSVPDRVGLARVDVRCFGHAGGPLKTLWRTGDIEVTVRGEVMLAPASKRALDMTQLREQLGRLGGTPFKLGAVDITGLGEGLFLPVSELNRLRQDAVEQLEQQLGWAQLSDAAVRTARIEECVAHVPIAADTMPIVPPMVPSAVPAETPHALRAIVYDLAAAREAAAGGATEIVFDPFLRHPAPPRSRVIALRDELAEQGIGLRLRTPTIVRPEERRQIAPWLALELPLLSGHLGLMHEFGATRDVIADYATNVFNQHTAATMFEFGASRVVASIELTVDELQMLVAPWGGAGFDVLVYGRPEGMTIEHCVLSAAFDRVPTTCRDLCVQKHPQVSLTDPAGYTFGVATDSACRNRLLHSRPIDGSEYLPALWSQGIRGYQMVFNVPGDPVQALVRAYREALDALASGATTVGSASRTLLDGAFTRGHFARAV; encoded by the coding sequence ATGCCCCATCGTCACATCCCTGAACTGCTTGCCCCTGCCGGTACGCTCGATGCCGTCCGCGCGGCCGTCGCCAATGGCGCGAACGCCGTGTACCTCGGGGCGTCCATGTACAATGCCCGGGATGAAGGCGCGCAGCTCTCGCTCGACGAACTGGGGCAGGCCTGCGCCATCGCGCATGCGCGCGGGGTGCGCGTGTATCTCACATTCAATGTGCTCATCAAACCCCATGAGCTGAACGAAGCGCTGAGCTACCTGGGCGAGTGCATCGATCGTGGTATCGATGCGGCCATCGTGCAGGACCTTGGCGTGGTGCGCCTCATCCAGCAGGTGTATCCGCAATTCGAGGTGCATGGCAGCACGCAGATGACGGTGCACGATGTCGCCGGTGCGCAGGTGATGCAGAAGCTGGGCCTGGAACGTGTGGTGCTCGCCCGCGAGAACACGCTCGAGGACATCCGGGCCATTCGCGAAGCGGTGCCCGATCTCGGACTCGAGACCTTCGTGCATGGTGCGCTCTGCATCTCGTATTCGGGACAGTGTTTCATGTCGGGCATGATCAGTGAACGTTCCGCCAACCGCGGGTCGTGCGCACAATCGTGCCGCAAGGACTACACGCTCAACGACGACCTGACGGGTGAGACACTCGACACCGGGTACCTGATCAGCACGAAGGACCTGGCGGCGCACGATCATCTCGAGGCCATCGCGAAGCTGGGCATCGGCTGCCTCAAGGTGGAAGGCCGCAAGAAGAAGCCCGAATACGTGGCCACGGTCACGAAAGCCTATCGGGGCTGGCTCGATGGCATCGCCCGCGGTGAAGAGGGACGCGCGCCTTCCATCGAAGAGGTGGAGCCGCTGGTGCAGATCTTCAGCCGCGGCAACACCGGTGGCATGTACGGTGGGCGGCAGGGGCGTGAGTACATCACGCGCACCCAACCGGACAATCGTGGGCTCACGATCGGCACGGTGGTGGGGCAGGAGGGTGGTGATCTCGTGGTGGAGGTGACGCGTCCCCTGGCCGTTGGTGACGGGCTGGGTTTCGAATCACCGGAGCCCGCATCCGCCGCGAGCATCGGCGGCACCGTGCAGCGCGTGCGCACCGTTGGGACCCGTGATGGTGCGGAGGATGCCGGGGAGCGCCTGCATCGCCAGGTGATCACCGTGCGCAGCGGCCTCCGTCCGACTCGCGTGGCGGATGGCTGGCGTGTGGTGCGCACCAGCGATGTGACGCTGTTGAGCAACGCGCAGGCGTCGTACGCCAATGTGTCCGTGCCAGATCGTGTGGGACTCGCACGGGTTGACGTGCGCTGCTTCGGTCATGCCGGTGGTCCCCTCAAGACGCTGTGGCGAACGGGGGACATCGAGGTGACGGTGCGTGGTGAGGTGATGCTCGCGCCGGCCAGCAAGCGCGCGCTGGACATGACGCAACTGCGCGAACAGTTGGGTCGCCTGGGCGGCACCCCCTTCAAACTGGGCGCGGTGGACATCACCGGTCTGGGGGAAGGACTTTTCCTGCCGGTGAGCGAGCTCAATCGCCTGCGTCAGGACGCCGTGGAACAACTCGAGCAGCAACTGGGCTGGGCACAACTCAGCGATGCGGCCGTGCGAACGGCACGAATCGAAGAATGTGTCGCCCATGTGCCGATCGCGGCGGACACGATGCCGATCGTTCCGCCGATGGTTCCGTCGGCGGTCCCTGCCGAGACACCTCATGCCCTGCGGGCGATCGTGTACGATCTCGCGGCAGCGCGCGAAGCCGCGGCGGGCGGTGCGACGGAAATCGTGTTCGATCCATTCCTGCGGCATCCGGCGCCCCCGCGCAGCCGCGTCATCGCGCTGCGGGATGAACTCGCCGAGCAGGGCATTGGGCTGCGTCTCCGGACACCCACCATCGTGCGTCCTGAAGAGCGGCGGCAGATCGCGCCGTGGCTGGCACTCGAGCTGCCGTTGCTGAGCGGGCATCTCGGATTGATGCATGAATTCGGCGCCACCCGGGATGTGATTGCCGACTACGCCACGAACGTGTTCAACCAGCACACCGCGGCCACGATGTTCGAGTTCGGTGCATCGCGGGTGGTGGCATCCATCGAGCTCACGGTGGACGAGTTGCAGATGCTGGTCGCGCCCTGGGGCGGTGCCGGCTTCGACGTACTGGTGTACGGTCGTCCGGAGGGCATGACCATCGAACACTGCGTGCTGAGTGCGGCCTTCGATCGGGTACCGACGACGTGCCGCGATCTCTGCGTGCAGAAACACCCGCAGGTGTCGCTCACCGATCCGGCGGGCTACACCTTCGGCGTGGCCACCGACAGCGCCTGTCGCAACCGGTTGCTGCATTCCCGCCCCATCGACGGCTCCGAGTATCTTCCGGCGCTCTGGTCTCAGGGCATTCGTGGATACCAGATGGTGTTCAACGTCCCCGGCGATCCGGTGCAGGCCCTCGTCCGCGCCTATCGTGAAGCGCTCGATGCGCTGGCTTCTGGAGCGACCACCGTGGGCTCGGCCTCCCGTACGCTGCTCGATGGCGCATTCACGCGCGGACATTTTGCGCGGGCTGTGTAA
- a CDS encoding ATP-dependent DNA helicase RecQ, giving the protein MSSLMSPTASPHAYGTLEQARATLLRHFGYPDFRAPQLRAVQAVLSGRDALIVLPTGGGKSLCFQVPALVRGGLTIVISPLISLMKDQVEALARRGIEAAYINSTLSMAETTDRMARARDGSLRLLYLAPERMEAGRTLQHLADIGIALLAVDEAHCISEWGHDFRPSYRRIGNIRERLGDPQTVALTATATPSARADITRQLALRNPEIVIGGFDRTNLTYHVQPARTQRDKDAAAITLLRDQTAPSIVYAPTRKSVERVTAMLVRGRIRAIAYHAGLDDRLRQRAQDAFMEERARVIVATSAFGMGIDKPDVRLVVHHAMPGSLEAYYQEAGRAGRDGHTSTCILLYSYADRFTYEYFITNTHPSRGVIERTWHALRGAADAAGRVPLSPDDIMRRLSTTFSASQIEAALRVLLAAGACTRDVTAGGPVHIRLLASPARITRELRGDRAYDREVLRALWRATGRSLEAGAAVDLDGLPPGFGGTMGIVPVLERLATQQFLTWTRRGGGFVLDPRSRDAKWLPVDWQAMERRRRADLSRLDAMQRYAQTRQCRRAFVLRYFGDPEARPQCGACDRCLGVTTSRSSGATGLATGVARSLTSRMRSRLSP; this is encoded by the coding sequence ATGTCATCGCTCATGTCACCGACCGCGTCACCGCACGCCTACGGCACGCTGGAGCAGGCCCGCGCCACGTTGCTCCGCCATTTCGGATATCCCGACTTCCGGGCGCCGCAACTGCGTGCCGTGCAGGCAGTATTGTCCGGTCGCGATGCCCTGATCGTGCTGCCCACCGGCGGTGGGAAGTCGTTGTGTTTTCAGGTACCGGCACTGGTGCGGGGAGGATTGACCATCGTCATCTCGCCGCTCATCAGCCTCATGAAGGATCAGGTCGAGGCGTTGGCACGGCGTGGTATCGAGGCGGCGTACATCAACAGCACCCTCTCGATGGCGGAGACCACCGATCGCATGGCGCGCGCGCGCGATGGATCGTTGCGACTGCTCTACCTCGCGCCCGAACGCATGGAGGCGGGGCGCACCTTGCAGCACCTGGCCGACATCGGCATTGCGTTGCTGGCAGTCGACGAGGCGCACTGCATCAGTGAATGGGGACACGACTTCCGTCCGAGCTATCGCCGTATCGGCAACATTCGCGAACGACTCGGCGATCCCCAGACGGTGGCCCTGACCGCCACGGCCACCCCGTCGGCCCGCGCGGATATCACACGCCAACTTGCGTTGCGGAATCCCGAAATCGTCATCGGCGGCTTCGATCGCACCAACCTCACCTATCACGTACAGCCCGCACGCACGCAGCGGGACAAGGACGCGGCGGCCATCACGCTGCTGCGCGATCAAACGGCGCCGTCGATCGTGTATGCGCCCACCCGCAAATCCGTGGAACGGGTCACCGCCATGCTCGTGCGTGGGCGCATCAGAGCCATCGCCTATCATGCGGGACTCGACGATCGGCTGCGACAACGGGCGCAGGATGCCTTCATGGAGGAACGCGCGCGCGTGATCGTGGCCACCAGCGCGTTCGGCATGGGGATCGACAAGCCCGATGTGCGGCTGGTGGTACATCACGCCATGCCCGGATCCCTCGAAGCGTATTACCAGGAGGCGGGACGCGCCGGTCGGGATGGCCACACCAGCACCTGCATTCTGCTGTACAGCTACGCCGACCGCTTCACCTACGAGTATTTCATCACCAACACCCATCCGTCGCGTGGGGTCATCGAACGCACGTGGCATGCGTTGCGGGGCGCGGCCGATGCCGCGGGTCGGGTGCCGCTTTCGCCGGACGACATCATGCGCCGCCTGTCGACCACCTTCAGCGCATCGCAGATCGAGGCCGCGTTGCGTGTGCTGCTGGCCGCGGGTGCCTGTACCAGAGATGTGACGGCGGGCGGACCGGTGCATATCCGTCTCCTGGCCAGTCCGGCGCGCATCACCCGCGAGCTGCGCGGGGACCGGGCCTACGACCGGGAAGTGCTGCGCGCACTCTGGCGAGCCACCGGACGCTCACTCGAGGCTGGAGCGGCCGTCGATCTCGATGGCCTGCCGCCGGGATTCGGTGGGACGATGGGGATCGTCCCCGTTCTCGAACGGCTGGCAACCCAGCAGTTCCTCACATGGACGCGTAGAGGGGGTGGCTTTGTGCTCGATCCACGCAGTCGGGATGCGAAATGGCTGCCGGTGGACTGGCAGGCCATGGAGCGTCGTCGACGGGCGGACCTGAGTCGACTCGATGCCATGCAGCGCTATGCGCAGACGCGGCAGTGCCGCCGAGCGTTCGTGCTGCGCTATTTTGGGGATCCCGAGGCGCGTCCGCAGTGTGGTGCGTGCGATCGCTGCCTGGGAGTCACCACATCCCGGTCGTCAGGTGCCACGGGCCTTGCCACAGGCGTCGCCCGCAGCCTGACGTCGCGGATGCGGTCCCGCCTTTCGCCGTGA
- a CDS encoding acyl-CoA dehydrogenase, protein MHDSLYFSEQHLAVRDMVRAFARDEVAPVAAAHDEASTFPWENVKKMGELGLLGVPWSEEMGGAGFDTISFMISIEELAKVCASHSITISAHTTLGTSPIVKFGTPEQIQRYVPLLASGKVLGGFGLTEEAAGSDAGGTRTTAVKQGDKYILNGSKRFITHAGVGEIFVVTAVTDPSQGTKGISSFILTKESVDLDACRTYGVGHDDSLPNMKGFSAGRKEDKMGWRASDTRELLFDNVEVPAENLLGTEGLGFINFMRTLDAGRIGIAALSIGIAQGALEESLKYASVRKQFGKPIAEFQGLQFQLSDMATEIEAGRHLMYHAAWLSQNGHPYSKEAAMAKLFCSEVAMKATIKAIQVHGGYGYTKDYPVERYMRDAKICEIGEGTSEIQRLVIARHLLKDLMA, encoded by the coding sequence ATGCACGACAGTTTGTACTTCTCCGAACAGCACCTCGCTGTTCGTGACATGGTGCGCGCGTTTGCGCGCGACGAAGTCGCGCCCGTAGCCGCCGCGCACGACGAAGCGTCCACGTTCCCCTGGGAGAACGTGAAGAAGATGGGCGAGCTGGGGCTGCTGGGTGTGCCCTGGTCGGAAGAGATGGGTGGGGCAGGCTTCGATACGATCAGCTTCATGATCTCCATCGAAGAGCTGGCCAAGGTGTGCGCGTCGCACTCCATCACCATCAGCGCCCACACCACGCTCGGGACCTCGCCGATCGTGAAGTTCGGAACACCCGAACAGATCCAGCGCTACGTGCCGCTGCTGGCCAGCGGCAAAGTACTCGGCGGTTTCGGACTCACCGAGGAAGCGGCCGGCAGTGATGCCGGCGGTACGCGCACGACGGCCGTGAAGCAGGGCGACAAGTACATCCTCAACGGCAGCAAGCGGTTCATCACGCACGCGGGCGTCGGCGAGATCTTCGTGGTCACGGCCGTCACCGATCCGTCGCAGGGCACGAAGGGCATCTCGTCCTTCATTCTCACGAAGGAATCGGTGGACCTGGACGCCTGCCGCACGTACGGCGTGGGTCACGATGACTCGCTGCCGAACATGAAGGGCTTCTCGGCCGGCCGGAAGGAAGACAAGATGGGCTGGCGCGCGTCGGACACGCGCGAGCTGTTGTTCGACAACGTGGAAGTGCCGGCCGAGAATCTGCTGGGCACCGAAGGGCTGGGCTTCATCAACTTCATGCGGACGCTGGACGCCGGTCGGATCGGTATCGCCGCGCTGTCCATCGGCATCGCGCAGGGCGCGCTCGAGGAATCGCTCAAGTACGCCAGTGTGCGCAAACAGTTCGGCAAGCCGATCGCCGAATTCCAGGGGCTGCAGTTCCAGCTGTCGGACATGGCCACGGAAATCGAGGCCGGCCGCCATCTCATGTACCACGCCGCCTGGCTGTCCCAGAACGGGCATCCGTACAGCAAGGAGGCCGCGATGGCCAAGCTGTTCTGCTCGGAGGTGGCCATGAAGGCCACCATCAAGGCCATCCAGGTGCACGGCGGGTACGGCTACACCAAGGATTATCCGGTGGAGCGCTACATGCGGGACGCCAAGATCTGCGAGATCGGCGAGGGGACCAGCGAGATCCAGCGGCTGGTGATCGCCCGCCACCTGCTCAAGGACCTGATGGCCTGA
- a CDS encoding Rne/Rng family ribonuclease, whose product MNATPRETRVAIIEDGQLVELLVDRPDARRMVGDVYLGKVEAVLPGIQAAFVNIGTEKSAFLHAADVVVEDAQVSDDDDEDDDESSEEQGGGGGGRRGRREVRPIQDLLKRGQEILVQITKEPISTKGPRVTAQVSLAGRFLVYMPFASKVGVSRKIDERSERQRLRAMVGEMLPDDAGGVIVRTVSEDATKETFERELQTLINNWKRIKRKTQFTRAPSLVHRETNVTRGLVRDLFSAKVERVLVDSKQVYNEITEYLQGIAPELVERVKLYEDSVPLFDREGIETEIRDLFKRRCDLPSGGYLIFEPTEALVSIDVNSGRYTGKKDPEKTILKTNTEAAREIARQLRLRDVGGIIVCDFIDMETQSNRDKVLHELRTHLGRDRARTKAFAVSDLGLVEMTRQRVRQSHWHSMTQGCPTCSGTGRVFTPETIVRRTERAVRRMAAEGRKEPVVLRLHPEVALHVLEQEHDFMKRLEKMAGFSLELRDDPLLKPDEIKLVMRGAQRDVTQQYALA is encoded by the coding sequence GTGAATGCGACGCCGCGCGAAACGCGCGTCGCCATCATCGAGGACGGCCAACTGGTTGAACTGCTCGTCGACCGCCCCGACGCCCGCCGCATGGTGGGAGACGTCTATCTGGGGAAGGTCGAAGCAGTGCTGCCCGGTATTCAGGCCGCCTTCGTCAACATCGGTACGGAAAAGTCCGCGTTTCTGCACGCGGCCGACGTCGTGGTCGAGGACGCCCAGGTGTCCGACGACGATGACGAGGACGACGACGAGTCCAGCGAAGAGCAGGGGGGAGGCGGCGGCGGACGACGCGGCCGTCGCGAAGTGCGTCCCATTCAGGATCTGCTCAAGCGCGGACAGGAAATCCTCGTCCAGATCACCAAGGAACCCATCTCCACCAAGGGCCCGCGCGTCACGGCGCAGGTGTCGTTGGCCGGCCGGTTCCTCGTGTATATGCCCTTCGCCTCCAAGGTGGGGGTGAGCCGCAAGATCGACGAGCGGTCCGAGCGTCAGCGTCTGCGGGCCATGGTGGGCGAGATGCTCCCCGACGATGCCGGCGGCGTGATCGTACGCACGGTGTCGGAAGACGCCACGAAGGAAACCTTCGAACGCGAACTCCAGACGCTCATCAACAACTGGAAGCGCATCAAGCGGAAGACGCAGTTCACGCGCGCGCCTTCGCTGGTGCACCGCGAAACGAACGTGACCCGCGGCCTGGTGCGCGACCTGTTCAGCGCCAAGGTGGAGCGGGTGCTGGTGGACTCGAAGCAGGTGTACAACGAGATCACCGAATACCTGCAGGGCATCGCGCCCGAACTGGTGGAGCGCGTGAAGCTCTACGAAGACTCGGTGCCGCTGTTCGACCGCGAAGGCATCGAGACGGAAATCCGCGATCTGTTCAAGCGGCGGTGCGATCTGCCGAGCGGTGGGTATCTGATCTTCGAGCCCACCGAAGCGCTCGTGTCCATCGACGTCAATTCGGGACGGTACACGGGCAAGAAGGATCCCGAGAAGACCATCCTCAAGACAAACACGGAAGCGGCGCGGGAGATCGCGCGCCAGCTCCGGCTGCGCGACGTGGGCGGCATCATCGTCTGCGACTTCATCGACATGGAGACGCAGTCCAACCGCGACAAGGTGCTGCACGAATTGCGCACGCATCTGGGCCGCGACCGGGCCCGGACCAAGGCGTTTGCCGTGTCGGATCTGGGGCTGGTGGAGATGACCCGTCAGCGGGTGCGGCAGAGCCACTGGCACAGCATGACGCAGGGCTGTCCGACGTGCAGCGGAACGGGCCGGGTGTTCACCCCGGAGACCATCGTGCGGCGCACGGAGCGGGCGGTGCGGCGCATGGCGGCGGAAGGGCGGAAGGAGCCGGTGGTGTTGCGGCTGCACCCCGAAGTGGCGCTGCATGTGCTCGAGCAGGAGCACGATTTCATGAAGCGGCTGGAGAAGATGGCCGGCTTCTCGCTGGAACTGCGGGACGATCCCCTGCTCAAGCCCGACGAGATCAAGCTGGTGATGCGCGGGGCGCAGCGGGATGTGACGCAGCAGTACGCGCTCGCCTAG
- the rplU gene encoding 50S ribosomal protein L21, which produces MSYAIIRTGGKQFRAEPGKTLRIPSLLGEAGTAVEFNDVLLGSDGAQVRLGVPTLSGAKVTAEIVKHGLDDKIIVFKFKRRKNYARKQGHRQKFTEVRIKDITLG; this is translated from the coding sequence ATGAGCTACGCGATCATCCGCACCGGCGGCAAGCAGTTCCGCGCCGAGCCGGGCAAGACCCTTCGGATTCCTTCGTTGCTGGGCGAAGCCGGCACGGCCGTCGAATTCAACGACGTCCTCCTTGGCTCCGACGGCGCGCAGGTGCGTCTGGGCGTGCCCACGCTTTCGGGCGCGAAGGTCACGGCCGAGATCGTGAAGCATGGCCTCGATGACAAGATCATCGTCTTCAAGTTCAAGCGCCGGAAGAACTATGCCCGCAAGCAGGGTCACCGGCAGAAGTTCACGGAAGTTCGTATCAAGGACATCACCCTCGGCTGA
- the rpmA gene encoding 50S ribosomal protein L27: protein MAHKKGVGSSRNGRDSNPKYRGIKKYGGEFVTAGNIILRQCGTKWHPGANVGMGTDYTIYSLVDGVVQFAHKSKKAYKVNVVPVEYVEVEIEEAVEA from the coding sequence ATGGCACATAAGAAGGGCGTCGGCTCCTCCCGCAACGGCCGCGATTCGAATCCGAAGTACCGCGGCATCAAGAAGTACGGCGGCGAGTTCGTCACGGCAGGCAACATCATCCTGCGTCAGTGCGGCACCAAGTGGCATCCGGGCGCCAACGTGGGCATGGGCACCGACTACACGATCTACTCGCTCGTCGACGGCGTCGTGCAGTTCGCGCACAAGAGCAAGAAGGCCTACAAGGTCAACGTCGTCCCCGTCGAGTACGTGGAAGTCGAGATCGAGGAAGCGGTCGAAGCGTAA
- a CDS encoding glycerophosphodiester phosphodiesterase, which translates to MTASSRRRTVVPGIPEIIAHRGASRECRENTLAAFARALELGADGLELDVHGTRDGVLIVHHDPVIRLADGDSAPIATLHSADIAAMRLPGGDPVPTIDEVFELVGDRATVYVEVKAARVESLVSSAIARHPDVPVAVHAFDHRIPVEVRALSPGLSIGLLSASYPLDVRAVLLPAAAESWWQHVELIDEALVHDVHAAGARLIAWTVNDVEQARELAGWGVDALCTDSPGEIRAGIGG; encoded by the coding sequence ATGACCGCTTCGTCACGTCGTCGCACAGTGGTTCCCGGCATCCCAGAGATCATCGCCCATCGCGGCGCTTCGCGCGAGTGCCGGGAGAATACCCTGGCCGCATTCGCCCGCGCCCTGGAGCTTGGCGCCGATGGCCTGGAGCTCGATGTACATGGCACCCGCGACGGGGTGCTGATCGTGCATCATGATCCGGTCATCCGGCTGGCCGATGGCGACTCGGCGCCCATCGCCACGCTGCATTCGGCGGACATCGCCGCCATGCGCCTCCCGGGTGGCGACCCCGTTCCCACGATCGATGAGGTCTTCGAGCTGGTGGGCGACCGCGCCACGGTCTACGTGGAAGTGAAAGCCGCCCGCGTGGAATCGCTCGTCTCCTCGGCCATCGCGCGTCACCCGGACGTCCCCGTGGCCGTGCATGCCTTCGATCACCGCATTCCGGTGGAAGTGCGCGCGCTGAGCCCAGGGTTGTCCATCGGGCTGCTCAGTGCGTCCTATCCGCTCGACGTGCGCGCCGTGCTGCTGCCTGCGGCGGCCGAGTCCTGGTGGCAGCACGTAGAGCTGATCGACGAGGCCCTCGTGCATGACGTACACGCCGCCGGCGCCCGCCTCATTGCCTGGACGGTGAACGACGTGGAGCAGGCGCGCGAGCTGGCCGGGTGGGGCGTGGACGCGCTGTGCACGGACAGCCCGGGGGAGATCCGGGCGGGGATCGGCGGATGA
- a CDS encoding RNA polymerase sigma factor — MIHADPRDDGSVDGELIERWKAGDERAATAIVERHVDALSRFAVRLGVTEDVDELVQETFIRAFGALESFRSDSSLRTWLFTIERRLVIDRRRAQARRGQDVGVEDVHLATEYDALDTLVADEASRRILEAMARLTRMQREVFTLRVQEGRSYREIAEILDTTEGSARVHYHNAIRAVKEFLDD; from the coding sequence ATGATCCATGCCGACCCCCGGGATGATGGCTCGGTGGACGGTGAGCTCATCGAACGGTGGAAAGCCGGAGATGAGCGCGCTGCCACGGCCATTGTGGAGCGGCATGTGGATGCCCTGAGCCGGTTCGCGGTACGCCTGGGCGTGACCGAGGATGTCGACGAGTTGGTGCAGGAAACGTTCATCCGCGCGTTCGGCGCGTTGGAGTCGTTCCGGTCAGACAGTTCACTGAGGACCTGGTTGTTCACGATCGAACGTCGGTTGGTGATCGATCGCCGGCGCGCGCAGGCGCGACGCGGTCAGGACGTGGGGGTGGAAGACGTGCATCTGGCGACGGAGTACGATGCGCTCGATACGCTGGTGGCCGACGAGGCCTCCCGGCGGATTCTGGAGGCGATGGCGCGGTTGACGCGCATGCAGCGGGAGGTGTTCACGCTGCGTGTGCAGGAGGGCAGGAGTTACCGGGAGATCGCAGAGATCCTCGACACCACGGAGGGGTCGGCCCGGGTGCACTATCACAACGCGATACGCGCGGTGAAGGAGTTTCTCGATGACTGA
- a CDS encoding zf-HC2 domain-containing protein encodes MTECQAPELQDRLPDYVAESLSDAERSQVEVHLTTCDACARDVTLLRTVRALRPQPVAMDATRVARIVAGLPKPRAQDGTQGGASDGLVHPPRPMLVRTTADMTAPPSTESLPGPSIRPSAPATTPSRRQRWGGSTLWRIAATVTVMIAGGTSLLVARRDNPTSNEPGVSRVAVAESLPASDMLAESLAVGPAAQTRGTLVSQPDVPVSYGDLGDYTEEELQGMIDRLDQWDGATSTDPLPGIPLVATRGGAL; translated from the coding sequence ATGACTGAGTGTCAGGCGCCGGAGCTGCAGGATCGGCTTCCCGACTACGTGGCGGAGTCGCTGAGCGACGCGGAGCGGTCGCAGGTGGAAGTGCACCTGACGACCTGCGACGCGTGCGCGCGTGATGTCACGCTGTTGCGTACGGTGCGCGCCCTGCGGCCGCAGCCGGTCGCCATGGATGCCACGCGTGTTGCACGCATCGTGGCCGGGCTGCCGAAGCCGCGGGCTCAGGATGGAACGCAGGGTGGAGCGTCGGATGGGCTGGTGCATCCGCCACGTCCGATGCTGGTGCGCACCACCGCCGACATGACGGCACCGCCGTCGACAGAGTCCCTGCCGGGCCCCTCGATCCGTCCGTCGGCACCCGCGACCACTCCATCCCGCCGGCAGCGGTGGGGCGGATCGACGCTGTGGCGCATCGCGGCAACGGTGACGGTGATGATCGCGGGTGGTACTTCACTGCTGGTTGCCCGTCGTGACAACCCGACGTCGAACGAACCGGGCGTGTCGCGCGTGGCCGTGGCGGAAAGTCTGCCGGCGTCGGATATGCTGGCCGAATCGCTGGCCGTGGGTCCGGCCGCGCAGACGCGTGGCACACTGGTGTCGCAGCCGGACGTGCCGGTGTCGTACGGCGACCTCGGCGACTACACGGAAGAAGAACTGCAGGGCATGATCGATCGTCTCGACCAGTGGGACGGCGCCACGAGCACCGATCCACTGCCGGGCATACCGCTCGTGGCCACACGCGGGGGCGCGCTGTGA
- a CDS encoding Spy/CpxP family protein refolding chaperone has protein sequence MRMLSVMLTVAALGLPGASALGAQGAPPGGPPGKSRGGEGDRGGMAQRDQLERRFQEHLDAIVKQRLGLSDEQHGKLREVASRTEEARRQLRRDEYGVRMALRRELMAGDKASEAKVGELIDQMPKLERRRLDLMEQEQRELAKFLSPIQRVRYFGLQEELRRGMQEMQRRRMDRDSTHRHSPTDSETSPTRRQPDQR, from the coding sequence ATGCGCATGCTGAGCGTCATGCTCACGGTTGCTGCCCTGGGGTTGCCCGGTGCGTCGGCACTGGGGGCGCAGGGCGCTCCGCCGGGTGGTCCCCCCGGCAAGAGCCGTGGTGGGGAAGGCGATCGTGGAGGCATGGCGCAGCGCGATCAACTCGAGCGTCGGTTTCAGGAGCATCTCGACGCGATCGTGAAGCAGCGTCTCGGTCTCTCCGACGAACAGCACGGCAAGCTGCGTGAAGTGGCGAGTCGCACGGAGGAGGCGCGCCGGCAGTTGCGTCGCGATGAATACGGGGTGCGCATGGCGCTGCGTCGTGAACTGATGGCCGGCGACAAGGCGAGTGAAGCGAAGGTCGGAGAGTTGATCGACCAGATGCCCAAGCTCGAACGTCGCCGTCTCGACCTCATGGAGCAGGAGCAGCGCGAACTCGCGAAGTTTCTGTCGCCGATCCAGCGCGTGCGGTACTTCGGGCTGCAGGAGGAGCTGCGTCGAGGGATGCAGGAGATGCAGCGTCGTCGCATGGACCGGGACAGCACACACCGGCACTCGCCCACCGATTCGGAGACGAGTCCGACGCGTCGCCAGCCGGATCAGCGCTGA